A single genomic interval of Zobellia nedashkovskayae harbors:
- a CDS encoding acyl-CoA dehydrogenase family protein, whose product MDFSLSEEHLMIRQAARDFAQNELLPGVIERDEAQKFPTEQIKKLGELGFLGMMTDPKYNGSGMDTLSYVIAMEELSKIDASASVVVSVNNSLVCWGLEAFGNEEQKQKYLAPLASGEVIGAFCLSEPEAGSDATSQKTTAIDKGDHYVLNGTKNWITNGGTASTYIVIAQTDREKGHKGINALIVEKGMPGFEIGPKENKLGIRGSDTHSLNFNDVKVPKENRIGEDGFGFKFAMKTLAGGRIGIAAQALGIAAGAYEMALKYSKERKAFGTEISNHQAIAFKLADMHVQIEAARNLVYKSAWEKDQGMNYDLSGAIAKLYASQVAMDTTIEAVQIHGGNGFVKDYHVERLMRDAKITQIYEGTSEIQKIVISRSILKE is encoded by the coding sequence ATGGATTTCTCATTATCGGAAGAACATTTAATGATTAGACAGGCTGCGCGCGATTTTGCTCAAAACGAATTGCTGCCCGGCGTTATTGAAAGAGACGAAGCTCAAAAATTCCCAACTGAACAAATCAAGAAGCTAGGTGAACTTGGTTTTTTGGGAATGATGACGGACCCAAAATATAATGGTAGCGGTATGGACACCCTATCTTATGTTATTGCCATGGAAGAACTCTCAAAAATTGACGCTTCGGCATCAGTTGTAGTTTCTGTGAACAACTCACTTGTTTGTTGGGGCCTGGAGGCTTTTGGAAATGAAGAACAAAAGCAAAAATACTTAGCACCCTTGGCTTCTGGAGAAGTTATTGGGGCATTCTGCCTTTCTGAACCTGAAGCGGGAAGTGATGCGACTTCGCAAAAAACGACTGCTATAGACAAAGGAGACCATTATGTATTGAACGGCACTAAAAACTGGATTACAAATGGCGGTACGGCTAGCACCTATATAGTAATAGCCCAAACGGATAGAGAAAAGGGACATAAGGGCATTAATGCCCTTATCGTGGAGAAAGGAATGCCCGGATTTGAAATAGGACCCAAAGAAAATAAATTGGGCATCCGCGGAAGCGATACCCACTCCCTTAACTTTAATGATGTTAAGGTTCCCAAAGAGAATAGGATCGGCGAAGATGGTTTTGGCTTTAAGTTCGCTATGAAAACCCTAGCCGGTGGACGAATAGGCATTGCCGCCCAAGCTCTGGGTATTGCAGCAGGTGCTTATGAAATGGCTCTGAAATATTCAAAAGAAAGAAAAGCTTTTGGCACAGAAATATCCAATCACCAAGCCATAGCTTTTAAACTTGCAGATATGCATGTCCAAATTGAAGCCGCACGTAACTTAGTTTACAAATCTGCTTGGGAAAAAGATCAAGGGATGAATTATGATTTATCTGGTGCAATTGCCAAACTTTATGCTTCGCAAGTTGCAATGGACACTACTATTGAAGCGGTACAGATTCACGGAGGCAATGGTTTTGTTAAGGATTACCATGTAGAAAGGCTAATGAGAGACGCCAAAATAACACAGATTTATGAAGGGACTTCTGAAATTCAAAAAATCGTAATATCAAGAAGTATTTTAAAAGAATAA
- the gltB gene encoding glutamate synthase large subunit: MTLKKQGLYLPEFEHDNCGAGFICSLKGKKSNDIIHKALEILDKLEHRGAVSSDGKTGDGAGILIDVPHDFFKAVCDFELPEPGEYAVGNIFLPQKDNQRDFCISTFEENIKKQGLNLLGWRDVPVNRSIPGRVAMETEPFVKQIFIAKENPEQDYFNFNLKLFIARKVTEHAVINSKLSESQFFYVPSLSTKIIIFKGLLMPKDISLYYKDLMDPRVVTRLSLVHQRFSTNTFPTWDLAQPFRYMCHNGEINTLRGNVSRMRSREELLKSDWFGDEIKKILPIILPGKSDSATMDMVVELLLMTGRSLPEVMMVLIPEAWEKNPDMSEAKRAFYEYHSCMMEPWDGPASVPFTDGNYIGAVLDRNGLRPSRYTVTKNDYVIMSSETGVLDIAPENVEFHGRLEPGKMFLVNMEEGRIINDEEIKEEIAARHPYKKWLDNNLVHLKNIPYNDCPLFLGEASLEKRKSVFGYTLEDINTIILPMGKTAKEPIGSMGSDTPIAVLSERPQLIYNYFQQLFAQVTNPPLDGIREELITDISLTLGSDHNIFEFSELHCRKLKIQNPVISKEDLDKIKNYDASPDYKVVSIPMLYEIERGHNGIEDALESVLDQASKAIDQDANIIILSDRSVSETMAPIPALLACSYVNSGLQRLGKRNKLSIIIESAEPREVHHFCLLFGFGASAINPYLVNEIIGEQIEENNITDFTAEEAIKNYNKAVGTGILKVMNKIGISTLNSYRGSQLFECIGINTKVVEKYLPNTPTRIQGIGLYQIEKEVAKRHKKAFSTQEIAANLDLEIGGEYRWRRDGEKHMFNPLTVAKLQKAVRGNENDTYKEYAQMVNEQSKNLMTIRGLFEFSNYDPIPLEDVEPWTEIVKRFKTGAMSYGSISKEAHENLAIAMNRIGGKSNSGEGGEDAERFYKNATGDWRNSAIKQVASGRFGVTSDYLTNAKEIQIKMAQGAKPGEGGQLPGPKVNPSIAKTRNSTPYVGLISPPPHHDIYSIEDLSQLIYDLKSANREARINVKLVSEVGVGTVAAGVSKAKADVVLISGFDGGTGASPLTSLKHAGLPWELGIAEAQQTLVMNDLRNRIVLECDGQLKTGRDVAVACLLGAEEFGFATAPLVASGCIMMRVCHLNTCPVGIATQNPELRKKFAGKPEHVVNYMYFVAQELREIMAQLGFRTINEMVGQVQKLDRKKAIDHYKSAGIDLTPILYQVDVPAGTKFYNTQQQTHDIDKSIEFEIIAKANPSLFRKEKLTLEFPIKNTDRAVGAIISNEISKVYGAQGLPINTLRLNFTGSAGQSFGAFATRGLTMTVNGNTNDYLGKGLSGAKLVIKVPEKCTIVPEDNVITGNVTLYGATAGRAYINGRAGERFCVRNSGAKAVVEGIGDHGCEYMTGGVAVILGEVGRNFGAGMSGGIAFIYDQNGTFKKKCNNTDLNLLEVTEDNDIKELKDLIESHYNSTLSPLAQRILEKWEDCLPKFIKVLPEEYKQALLRMEREKLETI; the protein is encoded by the coding sequence ATGACGTTGAAGAAGCAAGGGTTGTACCTACCGGAATTTGAACATGACAACTGTGGCGCAGGTTTTATCTGTAGCCTTAAAGGAAAGAAGTCTAATGATATCATCCATAAAGCACTAGAGATACTAGATAAATTAGAGCACCGTGGAGCGGTAAGTTCTGATGGAAAGACTGGTGATGGTGCGGGTATCCTTATAGATGTACCACATGATTTCTTTAAAGCGGTTTGTGATTTTGAACTTCCTGAACCAGGTGAGTATGCAGTAGGTAACATATTCTTACCACAAAAAGATAATCAGCGTGATTTCTGTATTTCTACTTTTGAAGAAAACATAAAGAAACAAGGCTTAAATTTATTAGGATGGAGAGATGTTCCGGTAAACAGATCTATTCCTGGCCGTGTTGCTATGGAAACCGAGCCTTTTGTAAAGCAGATTTTCATTGCTAAGGAAAATCCTGAGCAAGACTATTTTAATTTCAACCTTAAATTGTTTATCGCAAGAAAAGTCACGGAGCATGCGGTAATAAATTCAAAACTTTCGGAAAGCCAGTTCTTTTATGTACCTAGTCTTTCTACAAAAATTATCATATTTAAAGGGCTTTTGATGCCTAAAGACATCAGCCTATATTATAAAGACCTAATGGATCCTCGTGTGGTAACCCGTTTATCATTGGTTCACCAACGTTTTTCCACTAACACCTTCCCTACTTGGGATTTGGCACAACCTTTTCGCTACATGTGCCACAATGGTGAGATAAACACACTTCGTGGTAACGTATCAAGAATGCGCTCACGAGAAGAATTATTGAAAAGTGATTGGTTTGGAGATGAAATAAAAAAGATCTTGCCTATTATACTTCCCGGAAAATCAGATTCTGCCACTATGGACATGGTTGTAGAACTTTTATTGATGACAGGAAGGTCTCTACCTGAAGTAATGATGGTATTGATACCAGAAGCATGGGAGAAAAACCCAGATATGTCGGAAGCTAAAAGAGCTTTCTACGAGTATCATTCATGTATGATGGAACCGTGGGATGGTCCAGCATCCGTACCTTTTACCGATGGAAACTATATTGGAGCAGTACTTGACCGTAATGGTCTACGCCCATCTAGATACACAGTTACCAAAAATGATTATGTAATCATGTCATCGGAAACTGGTGTACTAGACATCGCTCCTGAAAACGTAGAGTTTCATGGAAGACTTGAGCCAGGAAAAATGTTCTTGGTAAATATGGAGGAAGGCCGCATCATAAATGACGAAGAAATTAAAGAAGAGATTGCCGCTCGCCATCCATATAAAAAATGGTTAGACAATAACCTAGTTCACTTAAAGAATATACCTTATAATGATTGTCCGTTATTTTTAGGCGAAGCTTCTCTTGAAAAACGTAAATCTGTTTTTGGTTATACCCTAGAGGATATCAATACTATTATCCTTCCAATGGGTAAAACTGCCAAGGAGCCAATTGGCTCTATGGGCTCGGATACACCAATTGCGGTGCTTTCTGAGCGTCCACAGCTGATTTACAATTATTTCCAACAGTTATTCGCACAGGTTACCAACCCTCCGTTGGATGGTATTCGTGAAGAATTGATTACTGATATCAGTCTTACTTTAGGTAGTGATCATAATATATTCGAATTCTCTGAATTACATTGTCGTAAACTGAAGATTCAGAATCCGGTTATATCCAAAGAAGATTTAGATAAAATCAAAAATTACGACGCTAGTCCAGATTACAAAGTGGTTTCCATTCCTATGCTATACGAAATAGAAAGAGGCCATAATGGAATAGAAGATGCATTAGAGTCTGTTTTAGACCAAGCTTCCAAAGCTATTGATCAGGATGCTAATATTATTATTTTATCAGATAGAAGCGTAAGCGAAACGATGGCGCCAATACCTGCGCTTTTAGCATGCTCTTACGTAAACAGTGGCCTTCAGCGCCTAGGCAAACGTAATAAACTAAGTATCATAATAGAATCTGCTGAACCTAGAGAAGTACACCACTTCTGTCTACTGTTCGGTTTTGGCGCCAGTGCTATTAATCCGTACTTGGTAAACGAAATTATTGGTGAACAAATAGAAGAAAACAATATTACCGATTTCACTGCTGAAGAAGCCATTAAGAATTATAACAAAGCTGTTGGAACAGGTATTCTTAAGGTAATGAACAAAATTGGTATTTCTACTTTGAATTCTTACCGAGGTTCTCAACTTTTTGAGTGTATTGGCATCAACACCAAAGTAGTAGAAAAATATCTACCAAACACACCTACACGTATTCAAGGTATAGGTTTGTATCAAATTGAAAAAGAAGTAGCCAAGCGCCATAAGAAAGCGTTCAGCACACAAGAAATTGCGGCTAATCTAGATCTCGAAATTGGTGGAGAATACCGCTGGAGACGTGATGGAGAAAAACATATGTTCAACCCGTTAACTGTAGCCAAATTACAGAAAGCTGTACGTGGTAACGAAAATGACACCTACAAAGAGTACGCTCAAATGGTGAACGAACAGTCTAAAAACTTGATGACTATTCGTGGATTGTTTGAATTCTCTAACTATGACCCTATTCCTTTAGAAGATGTAGAACCGTGGACGGAAATCGTAAAACGTTTCAAGACCGGAGCAATGTCTTACGGATCTATTAGTAAAGAAGCTCACGAAAATTTGGCTATTGCCATGAACCGTATTGGCGGAAAAAGTAATTCTGGTGAAGGCGGAGAAGATGCTGAGCGTTTCTACAAAAATGCCACAGGTGATTGGAGGAACAGTGCTATAAAACAAGTTGCCTCAGGTCGTTTCGGTGTAACTTCCGATTATTTGACCAATGCAAAAGAAATACAAATTAAGATGGCACAGGGTGCTAAACCAGGCGAAGGTGGTCAACTACCTGGTCCAAAGGTTAACCCATCCATTGCTAAAACTAGAAACTCCACTCCTTATGTAGGATTGATTTCACCTCCACCACATCACGATATTTACTCAATTGAAGATCTTTCGCAATTGATATACGATTTAAAATCGGCTAACAGAGAAGCGCGTATAAACGTGAAACTGGTTTCCGAGGTTGGTGTAGGTACTGTTGCCGCTGGGGTTTCTAAAGCAAAAGCAGATGTTGTTCTTATTTCCGGATTTGACGGAGGTACTGGAGCTTCTCCATTAACATCATTAAAACATGCTGGTCTACCTTGGGAACTTGGTATTGCGGAAGCACAGCAGACTTTGGTCATGAACGACCTTAGAAATAGGATAGTTCTTGAATGTGACGGTCAGCTTAAAACTGGTCGTGACGTTGCTGTAGCCTGTTTACTAGGTGCGGAAGAGTTTGGTTTTGCAACGGCTCCACTTGTTGCATCAGGTTGTATTATGATGCGGGTTTGTCATTTAAATACCTGCCCAGTAGGTATCGCCACACAAAACCCAGAACTACGTAAGAAATTTGCTGGCAAGCCGGAACACGTTGTTAACTACATGTATTTTGTAGCACAAGAATTACGTGAGATCATGGCGCAGTTAGGTTTCAGAACTATCAACGAAATGGTTGGTCAGGTTCAGAAATTAGACCGTAAGAAAGCAATTGATCATTATAAATCTGCAGGAATCGATTTAACTCCGATTTTATATCAGGTTGATGTACCGGCAGGAACCAAGTTTTACAACACACAGCAACAGACACACGATATTGATAAGTCAATAGAATTTGAAATTATCGCAAAGGCAAATCCATCTTTATTTAGAAAAGAAAAACTAACGTTAGAATTTCCTATTAAAAATACGGATAGAGCTGTTGGAGCGATTATCAGTAATGAAATTTCCAAAGTATACGGTGCACAAGGGTTACCAATAAACACTTTGAGATTAAATTTTACAGGTTCCGCAGGACAAAGCTTTGGTGCTTTTGCAACTAGAGGTTTAACAATGACCGTTAACGGAAATACCAACGATTACCTTGGCAAAGGATTATCTGGTGCTAAATTGGTTATTAAGGTTCCTGAAAAATGTACCATTGTACCGGAAGACAACGTAATTACCGGTAACGTTACCCTCTATGGAGCAACGGCTGGACGCGCTTATATAAATGGTAGGGCAGGTGAACGTTTCTGCGTTCGTAACTCAGGTGCCAAAGCGGTAGTAGAAGGTATTGGTGATCATGGTTGTGAATACATGACCGGAGGTGTTGCCGTAATTCTTGGAGAGGTAGGAAGAAACTTTGGAGCAGGTATGAGTGGTGGAATAGCCTTCATATATGACCAGAATGGCACCTTTAAGAAGAAATGTAACAACACTGACCTAAATTTATTGGAGGTTACTGAAGATAATGACATTAAAGAATTGAAAGATTTAATAGAAAGTCACTATAACTCTACTTTGAGTCCGCTAGCACAGCGTATTTTAGAGAAATGGGAAGATTGCCTACCTAAATTTATCAAGGTCTTACCTGAAGAATACAAACAGGCATTACTACGTATGGAAAGAGAAAAATTAGAAACTATTTAA